The following are encoded together in the Glycine soja cultivar W05 chromosome 5, ASM419377v2, whole genome shotgun sequence genome:
- the LOC114413195 gene encoding probable mannitol dehydrogenase: MAKSPETELPVEAFGWAASDTSGTLAPFHFSRRENGVDDVTLKILFCGVCHSDLHTLKNDWGFTTYPVVPGHEIVGVVTKVGNNVKNFKVGDKVGVGVIVESCKECESCQQDLESYCPRPVFTYNSPYYDGTRTKGGYSNIMVVHQRYVLRFPENLPLDAGAPLLCAGITVYSPMKYYGMTEPGKHLGVAGLGGLGHVAIKLAKAFGLKVTVISSSPNKQAEAIDRLGADSFLVSSDPAKMKVALGTMDYIIDTISAVHSLIPLLGLLKLNGKLVTVGLPNKPLELPIFPLVAGRKLIGGSNFGGIKETQEMLDFCAKHNITADIELIKMDQINTAMERLSKADVKYRFVIDVANSFASL; encoded by the exons ATGGCTAAATCTCCAGAAACTGAACTTCCCGTCGAAGCTTTCGGTTGGGCTGCTTCAGACACTTCTGGCACCCTTGCACCTTTTCATTTCTCCagaag AGAAAATGGCGTTGATGACGTCACTCTCAAGATTCTCTTCTGCGGGGTTTGCCACTCGGATCTCCACACTCTCAAAAACGACTGGGGTTTCACCACTTACCCTGTCGTTCCTGG GCATGAAATTGTTGGTGTTGTGACAAAAGTTGGCAACAATGTGAAAAACTTCAAAGTGGGTGATAAAGTTGGAGTTGGTGTGATAGTGGAGTCTTGCAAGGAATGTGAAAGTTGCCAACAAGATCTGGAGAGTTACTGTCCCCGCCCTGTTTTTACCTATAACTCTCCTTATTATGATGGGACACGAACCAAAGGTGGTTATTCTAACATCATGGTTGTGCACCAGCGTTATGTGCTCCGATTTCCTGAGAACTTGCCTCTTGATGCTGGTGCTCCTCTGCTGTGTGCTGGGATAACTGTGTATAGCCCGATGAAATATTATGGGATGACAGAGCCAGGCAAACATTTGGGAGTGGCAGGGCTTGGTGGGTTAGGTCATGTTGCAATCAAACTTGCTAAGGCGTTTGGGCTGAAAGTTACTGTCATCAGTAGCTCTCCTAACAAGCAAGCTGAGGCCATTGACCGACTCGGGGCTGATTCTTTCCTTGTTTCATCAGACCCTGCAAAAATGAAG GTGGCTTTGGGAACCATGGACTATATCATAGACACAATTTCTGCTGTTCATTCCCTGATTCCACTGCTTGGTCTGCTGAAGCTGAATGGGAAGCTAGTTACTGTAGGGTTGCCTAACAAGCCCCTTGAGCTTCCTATCTTTCCATTAGTTGCAG GACGGAAACTTATAGGGGGGAGCAACTTTGGAGGGATCAAAGAAACTCAGGAAATGCTTGATTTCTGCGCAAAGCACAACATAACTGCAGATATTGAGCTGATTAAGATGGATCAGATCAACACAGCCATGGAAAGGCTTAGCAAAGCTGATGTGAAATATCGCTTTGTGATTGATGTGGCGAACTCTTTCGCAAGTTTGTAG
- the LOC114413196 gene encoding probable mediator of RNA polymerase II transcription subunit 26c produces the protein MDSEDFRSILESAGVDVWAFMDAAIAVASVDHPDELKRRRDRIVERLYASSALPQCRNCDPDAGEIRTQSSPSAEEEKDPYGGLLDEEQKKILYIKEQLEDPHQSEDSLVELLQNLADMDITFPALEESDIGRYVNRLRKHSSNDVKRLVKLLVRKWKEIVDEWVKLKSPGYPGTAVMADEDSPQQRILQNGHRQIPDFAYSPNPHNGSSGSSQRNNIEAERKPKAIPRKEAPPKPSPSVTTPASPPQNRQREGNFDPDRFASARKRLQENYKEAANAKKQRTIQVMDLHELPKPKNAFLGKNKGGTGQGRHW, from the exons ATGGATTCGGAGGATTTCCGATCCATTCTGGAGAGTGCCGGCGTCGACGTTTGGGCCTTCATGGACGCCGCCATCGCGGTGGCTTCCGTCGACCACCCCGACGAGTTAAAGCGCCGGAGAGACAGAATCGTGGAGCGCCTTTACGCGAGTTCGGCGCTGCCGCAGTGTCGGAACTGTGACCCCGACGCCGGTGAAATCAGGACGCAGAGCAGTCCCTCCGCGGAGGAGGAAAAGGACCCCTACGGAGGCTTGCTGGACGAGGAGCAGAAGAAGATTCTATACATTAAAGAGCAACTGGAAGACCCTCACCag TCCGAAGATTCGTTAGTGGAGTTGTTGCAGAATCTAGCAGACATGGATATCACATTCCCAGCGTTAGAG GAGTCTGACATTGGGAGGTATGTGAATCGGTTGCGGAAGCATTCGTCTAATGATGTCAAGAGATTGGTCAAGTTACTCGTCAG gaagtggaaggaaattgtagatGAATGGGTGAAGTTGAAGTCCCCGGGATACCCGGGTACTGCTGTCATGG CTGATGAGGACTCGCCTCAGCAGAGAATCCTACAAAATGGGCACCGTCAG ATTCCTGATTTTGCATACTCGCCAAATCCACACA ATGGGAGTTCTGGGTCATCACAGCGCAACAATATTGAAGCAGAACGAAAACCAAAAGCAATTCCTCGCAAAGAAGCTCCCCCAAAACCATCGCCATCAGTCACTACTCCTGCTTCTCCTCCTCAAAAC AGACAGAGAGAAGGCAATTTTGACCCGGATAGATTTGCTTCAGCGAGAAAACGGCTTCAAGAGAACTACAAAGAGGCTGCAAATG CCAAAAAGCAAAGAACGATTCAAGTGATGGATCTCCATGAGTTACCGAAACCCAAGAATGCCTTCCTTGGAAAAAACAAAGGCGGCACTGGTCAGGGAAGGCACTGGTGA
- the LOC114413193 gene encoding WD repeat domain-containing protein 83-like: protein MSVKNDVPGKEVNVLKGHEGGVLAARFNTDGNYVLSCGKDRTIRLWNPHRGIHIKTYKSHAREVRDVHVTQDNSKLCSCGGDRQIFYWDVATGRVIRKFRGHDGEVNGIKFNEYSSVVVSAGYDQSLRAWDCRSHSTEPIQIIDTFADSVMSVCLTKTEIIGGSVDGTVRTFDIRIGREISDNLGQSVNCVSMSNDGNCILAGCLDSTLRLLDRSTGELLQEYKGHTNKSYKLDCCLTNTDAHVTGGSEDGFIYFWDLVDASVVSRFRAHTSVVTSVSYHPKENCMVTSSVDGTIRVWKT from the exons ATGAGCGTGAAAAATGATGTTCCTGGGAAAGAGGTAAACGTGCTGAAGGGTCACGAGGGTGGTGTGTTAGCCGCGAGGTTCAACACCGACGGCAATTATGTTCTAAGTTGCGGCAAAGACCGTACCATACGCCTCTGGAATCCTCACCGTGGCATCCATATCAAGACTTATAAATCCCACGCTCGCGAAGTCCGCGATGTCCATGTCACAca GGACAACTCCAAGTTATGTTCCTGTGGTGGAGATCGACAAATATTTTATTGGGACGTTGCAACTGGACGtgtaattaggaaatttcgtgGCCATGATGGTGAG GTAAATGGTATCAAATTCAATGAGTATTCATCTGTTGTAGTCTCTGCTGGCTATGATCAATCGTTGCGTGCTTGGGACTGCAGATCCCACAGCACAGAGCCAATTCAG ATTATTGACACATTTGCGGATAGTGTGATGTCTGTTTGTTTAACAAAAACTGAAATTATTGGAGGAAGTGTTGATGGAACTGTTCGAACATTTGACATTCGTATTGGCAG AGAAATATCCGATAATTTAGGGCAATCTGTCAACTGTGTATCAATGTCAAATGATGGTAACTGCATTCTAGCCGGTTGCTTAGACTCTACATTGCGTCTTTTGGACAG GTCCACAGGTGAACTGTTACAAGAATATAAAGGGCACACTAATAAG TCTTACAAATTGGATTGCTGCCTTACCAATACGGATGCTCATGTAACTGGCGGCTCTGAGGATGGCTTCATCTATTTTTGGGATCTTGTAGATGCATCTGTTGTTTCAAGATTCAGGGCTCATACCTCAGTG GTAACAAGTGTTAGTTATCATCCAAAGGAAAACTGCATGGTAACTTCTTCTGTGGATGGCACCATTAGAGTATGGAAGacataa